A genomic segment from Conger conger chromosome 2, fConCon1.1, whole genome shotgun sequence encodes:
- the plek gene encoding pleckstrin, with protein sequence MEPKQIRAGYLVKKRSLLNSWKVVWVVLSDDGVEFYAKMTDSTPKGMIPLKGATLTSPCQDFGRKMLVFKVAPKGHQAHFFQASHLEERELWTKDIKRTMACLERGMKFTRKSTRRSIRLPETVNLSEMYNAMRNKDSGLEEMTLEQDKSTFNHCFTGCMVIDWLVSAERARNRQEALMLAIGLLNEGFLQPAGELSKTAAESKTESTLLDQPDAIYYFADSGFYSEGNSSDDEVLLNEEFRGVIVKQGCLLKQGHRRKNWKVRKFTLRDDPAYLHYYDPTKDAEEPLGSVHLRGSVVTALEYVPDAKKSEVEGNLFEIITSNEVHYFLQATTENERKEWIQAIQVVSKTGK encoded by the exons ATGGAGCCCAAGCAGATCCGAGCCGGGTACCTGGTTAAAAAG CGCAGCTTGCTGAACTCGTGGAAGGTGGTGTGGGTGGTGCTCTCGGACGATGGGGTGGAGTTCTACGCCAAGATGACGGACAGCACTCCCAAGGGCATGATCCCGCTGAAGGGGGCCACGCTCACCAGCCCGTGCCAGGATTTCGGCAGAAAGATG CTGGTGTTCAAGGTCGCCCCAAAGGGGCACCAGGCACACTTCTTCCAGGCCAGCcacctggaggagagggagctCTGGACCAAGGACATCAAGAGGACCATGGCCTGTCTGGAACGGGGCATGAAGTTCACCAGGAAGTCCACACGGCGGTCCATTCGACTGCCCGAAACCGTCAACCTGAG TGAGATGTACAACGCCATGAGGAACAAAGACTCTGGCCTGGAGGAGATGACCCTGGAGCAGGACAAAAGCACCTTCAATCACTGCTTCACAG GCTGCATGGTAATCGATTGGCTGGTGTCGGCGGAGAGAGCCAGGAACAGACAGGAAGCGCTAATGCTGGCCATCGGGCTTCTGAACGAGGGCTTCCTCCAGCCAGCCGGGGAACTCTCCAAGACTGCGGCCGAATCCAAAACCGAGTCCACCCTCCTGGACCAGCCCGATGCCATCTATTACTTC GCAGACAGCGGCTTTTACTCGGAGGGTAACTCCAGCGACGATGAGGTGCTGCTGAACGAGGAGTTCAGGGGCGTCATCGTGAAGCAAGGGTGTTTGCTGAAACAG GGTCACAGAAGAAAGAATTGGAAGGTGCGCAAGTTTACCTTGAGAGATGACCCTGCATACCTGCACTACTACGACCCCACAAAG GATGCGGAGGAACCCCTGGGTTCCGTCCACCTTCGGGGATCCGTGGTCACAGCTCTGGAGTACGTGCCTGATG cCAAGAAAAGCGAGGTGGAAGGAAATCTCTTTGAAATCATCACATCAAATGAAGTCCACTATTTCCTACAAGCTACGACTGAAAATGAACGCAAAGAGTGGATTCAAGCTATTCAAGTTGTGTCCAAGACAGGAAAGTAA
- the LOC133112764 gene encoding F-box only protein 48: protein MQYVSKRRPNTYDLFEGSSTVIAVDETSGHNFAETLPTEMSVNIFSKLDIQSLCSAAVTCKLWNDIIEKSDYLWRDHCLTVRAVCQKEVDSDRGDGFSWKVTLERNYRKGYVKRAWLSGRFSFIHCAEDIPDWSMCPLDAETWGEILEAELER, encoded by the exons ATGCAGTATGTCTCCAAAAGGCGCCCGAACACCTATGATCTCTTTGAAGGAAGCTCCACCGTGATAGCCGTTGATGAAACATCTGGGCACAACTTTGCCGAGACACTGCCCACGGAAATGAGCGTGAACATTTTTAGCAAACTGGACATACAGAGTCTTTGCAGCGCTGCAGTCACATGCAAACTGTGGAACGACATTATCGAAAAGAGCGATTACCTGTGGAGGGATCACTGTCTGACCGTGCGAGCTGTCTGTCAGAAAGAGGTCGACAGTGACCGCGGAGACGGTTTCTCTTGGAAG GTAACCCTAGAGCGCAATTATCGTAAAGGTTACGTGAAGAGAGCGTGGCTAAGCGGCAGATTTAGCTTCATTCACTGCGCGGAAGACATACCGGACTGGAGTATGTGTCCACTGGATGCCGAAACGTGGGGAGAAATTTTGGAAGCAGAGCTAGAGAGATAA